The DNA region GTTCAAGTACTCCGACCTCGAGAACGACAAGCGGGCCCAGCACCAGGTCTACCCGCTCCCCGAGATCTCCTACATCCACAAGCACTCCGACGAGTGGGCGTGCGGCATCGGCGTGTTCTCGCCCGCGGGGTTCGGCGCCATCTACAACCTCGACGGGCAGGGGGCCTTCCCCGGTCCGCAGCGGTACAAGTCGTTCGGGTCGCTCACCAAGCTCGTCTTTGGCGGGTCGTACTCGCCCGGTGAGAACGTGTCGTTCGGCGCCACGATCGGCCCGGGTCTGTCGTTTGTCGATCTGCGCGGGCCTTACACGCTGCAGGGGCCGTCGCCCTACGCGGGGCTGCCGACGCTGCTCGACCTGAGCGTCGATGGCGTGGGCCTCGGCTGGTCGGCCGGCGTCAGCGTGCAGTTGACGGAGACGACCACCTTCGGCGCCGCGTTCCAGAGCCAGGTGAGCATCGACGCCACCGGCACCGCGGACGTGGTGACGCCGATCGGCTCGACCCGTTACCACGCCGACGCGGACATCGCCTGGCCGCGCTCGGCCGGCGCGGGGCTCCGGCAGCAGATCGGCCAGCGGCACGTGCTGGCCTGCGACGTGATCTGGTACGACTGGTCGAGCGCGTTCGACACGTTCGACATCAGCCTCCACTCTTCCACCAACCCCGGGCTGCCGCCGCTGGTTGAGCATTTCCCGCTGCACTGGAGCGACACCCTCTCAACACGCGTCGGCTACGAGTACCACCGCCCCAACGGCCACGTGGCCCGCTGCGGCTACACCCACCACAACAGCCCGATCCCCGCGGGGACCATCACGCCGTACATCCCGGCCGCGATGGAGCACGCGTTCAGCGTCGGCTACGGCTGGGACTGGCACTGCTGGCAGGTGAACGCGGCCT from Pirellulimonas nuda includes:
- a CDS encoding OmpP1/FadL family transporter, with amino-acid sequence MIRARSLGRRALAAAAWLCVGGAVLADGVILNGVSPYTIGRGGTNLAFADNGSMLFDNPAAMGFMDGQSMLQIGATALYTEFKYSDLENDKRAQHQVYPLPEISYIHKHSDEWACGIGVFSPAGFGAIYNLDGQGAFPGPQRYKSFGSLTKLVFGGSYSPGENVSFGATIGPGLSFVDLRGPYTLQGPSPYAGLPTLLDLSVDGVGLGWSAGVSVQLTETTTFGAAFQSQVSIDATGTADVVTPIGSTRYHADADIAWPRSAGAGLRQQIGQRHVLACDVIWYDWSSAFDTFDISLHSSTNPGLPPLVEHFPLHWSDTLSTRVGYEYHRPNGHVARCGYTHHNSPIPAGTITPYIPAAMEHAFSVGYGWDWHCWQVNAAYMFTYGQTVDTPASDFIGGDFDQSTNRDRTHAAGISFTRLLGRKPCGCCGSIVE